A single Halarcobacter anaerophilus DNA region contains:
- a CDS encoding PP2C family protein-serine/threonine phosphatase encodes MYFKSFSFTHPGHVRKVNEDAFYSSDEKGLWIVCDGMGGHDEGNFASHLITDIFEDFELKGDFEDRIALMNKQLKVIHSLLQSKVEKLGSNVQIGTTLMLLHISDGKGVCIHSGDTRCYNLRNNILSTVTKDHAVEIDDFYGYRRVLTSAISAPGDLKIEITRFIVHPEDVYLLCSDGLYDNISNQIIKTSMEDLSLKSGIDKLRFNVLSSVADDNITAILIGKK; translated from the coding sequence ATGTATTTTAAAAGTTTTTCTTTTACTCATCCGGGACATGTTAGAAAAGTTAATGAAGATGCTTTTTATTCTAGTGATGAAAAGGGTTTATGGATAGTTTGTGACGGAATGGGCGGTCATGATGAAGGAAATTTTGCAAGTCACTTGATAACTGATATTTTTGAAGATTTTGAACTTAAAGGTGATTTTGAAGATAGAATAGCTCTTATGAATAAACAGTTAAAGGTTATTCATTCTCTTTTACAAAGTAAAGTTGAAAAACTAGGAAGCAATGTACAAATCGGCACAACTTTAATGTTACTGCACATTAGTGACGGTAAAGGAGTTTGTATTCATTCAGGAGACACTAGATGTTATAATTTAAGAAACAATATTTTAAGTACAGTAACAAAAGATCATGCAGTAGAAATTGATGATTTCTATGGATATAGAAGAGTTTTAACTTCTGCTATAAGCGCACCGGGGGATTTAAAAATTGAAATTACACGATTTATTGTTCACCCTGAAGATGTTTATTTGCTCTGCAGTGACGGTTTATATGATAATATTTCAAATCAAATTATTAAAACTTCGATGGAAGATTTATCTTTAAAATCAGGAATAGATAAGCTTAGATTTAATGTATTGTCTTCTGTTGCAGATGATAATATTACAGCTATATTGATTGGTAAAAAATGA
- a CDS encoding serine/threonine-protein kinase has translation MSLLEDITKKSIKKKFDKNEKTKFLNKKYYCLDEVGRGGLSIVYEGLDIYSEYFKKKSNIVIKTPTKELLQKDDIAAFVYAEYRFLRRLNLDSIVKVIDFGIDKKSKIPYLVLEYIQGELLSEISIANMELKTKKHIFKSLIKTLNYIHSKNVIHADISPTNIIINKENNPIIIDFGISQDIKENEDISLEYKKVKALNPRYCAPELLENEMKKPTIYSDIFSLGTILYEIYANKPLFEKTSKELFSLPIKKRDLSSIPFVLRNWFKNALSVEPQKRKLTKIYFF, from the coding sequence ATGAGCTTACTAGAAGACATAACTAAAAAAAGTATTAAAAAGAAATTTGATAAAAATGAAAAGACAAAATTTCTAAATAAAAAATATTATTGTCTTGATGAAGTGGGAAGAGGAGGCTTAAGTATTGTCTATGAAGGTTTAGATATTTATAGTGAATATTTTAAAAAAAAGTCAAATATAGTAATAAAAACACCAACTAAAGAGTTATTACAAAAAGATGATATTGCTGCTTTTGTTTATGCCGAATACAGGTTTTTAAGAAGATTAAATTTAGACAGTATTGTAAAAGTAATAGATTTCGGTATAGATAAAAAAAGCAAAATTCCTTATTTAGTATTAGAGTATATTCAAGGAGAATTATTAAGCGAAATCTCAATAGCAAATATGGAGTTAAAAACTAAAAAACATATTTTTAAATCATTAATAAAAACTTTAAATTACATTCATAGCAAGAATGTAATTCATGCAGACATTTCACCTACAAATATAATAATAAATAAAGAAAACAATCCTATTATTATTGATTTTGGAATATCTCAAGATATTAAAGAGAATGAAGATATTTCACTGGAATATAAAAAAGTAAAAGCTCTTAATCCAAGATACTGTGCACCTGAATTATTAGAAAATGAAATGAAAAAACCTACAATATATTCAGATATATTTTCATTAGGTACTATTTTATATGAAATTTATGCAAATAAGCCTCTTTTTGAAAAAACTTCAAAAGAGTTATTCTCTTTGCCAATAAAAAAAAGAGATCTCTCTTCAATCCCATTTGTATTAAGAAATTGGTTTAAAAATGCATTGTCAGTTGAGCCACAAAAAAGAAAATTAACAAAAATATACTTTTTTTAG
- a CDS encoding Hcp family type VI secretion system effector, with amino-acid sequence MNNPIFISITGSTQGLITQGTFTPESVGNSYQKGHEDEALIKGFSHNIKIPRDPQSGQPSGQRVHEPLVISKLFDKSSPLLYNALTKGETLTNVELKWYRTSYAGKPEHYFSIVLEDAVIVDIDSFMDNEEGLAKTQVAPLERVSFAYRKITWRHETASTSGEDDWRIGVGLSA; translated from the coding sequence ATGAATAATCCGATTTTTATTTCGATTACAGGTAGTACTCAAGGTTTAATCACTCAAGGTACTTTTACACCGGAGTCTGTTGGTAACTCATACCAAAAAGGACATGAAGATGAGGCACTTATTAAAGGGTTTTCTCATAATATTAAAATCCCAAGAGATCCACAATCAGGACAACCATCTGGACAAAGAGTTCATGAACCGTTAGTTATTTCAAAACTTTTTGATAAATCTTCACCTCTTCTTTATAATGCTTTGACAAAAGGTGAAACTTTAACGAATGTAGAATTGAAATGGTATAGAACAAGTTATGCAGGTAAACCTGAACACTATTTTAGTATTGTATTAGAAGATGCTGTTATTGTAGATATTGATTCTTTTATGGACAATGAAGAAGGGTTAGCAAAAACTCAAGTTGCACCTCTAGAAAGAGTATCTTTTGCATATAGAAAAATTACATGGAGACATGAAACTGCAAGCACTTCGGGAGAAGATGATTGGAGAATCGGTGTTGGGCTAAGTGCTTAA
- a CDS encoding type VI secretion system Vgr family protein, which produces MTEKIKRKVVEAGEEVRLKELRKEVRQDINCRINLLNYKNNETIGVVDGNYSVYKLNGESSVNKPYIFNLVFVSDEYIEVEDIVDTDVEIKLRDDVNPLVKKTIYGKIFKAKEDSIVSRKYLYEVQIVSPLYYLNLNNRYEIFHEKKTSDIITEIINRYAQILNLKIDVKIDLLQAPIREYTTQYNQSDLKFIQMLCEEEGYSLIIDYSSNDPYTITLCELNEHVTVKTYSSTCNFNHSKKFTSTYYVEDYYDKDKPSLEYKISTGSTMSSSIEDNESTRQLRVDIKREKLRDKLNILDESLFKDLNRYNKIDSKREYVKSNEIEGNSQELNIQDCLCITLEDEKANKKIDSIILEVKYEGFFPNALDEYKQSINENKKHQLQYEINFVAIPKDITYKPPIKIKKPRIPGILTARVSNGESNTKDYENTIDVDEQGRIKVLFHFETNQTSSCYLRLSNFYSGTNFGSQFLPRVNSEVIVSFINGDPDLPIIIGTLHNGENKNPVNLPKEKTKSFIKTYSIPQYEDKEGYNEIAFEDKRGDENLSLRAQKDMNTLVFNDEFKHVQNNSKTIIDNDKEETVEANSILTVNKDYTQNIKENQINTVEKEKITTVKEDYEIHGLKDINTIVKNDMKTIIENDMITRVKGTVTEYVEQDVKKKYLENLFTQVGKDFRLDVQNNYHLKSNNIKLNADIIELIGETGVTLRCGGNVLTVNQDGIHLKSSNIDTTSSNGGVNAQDVAKPLINKPLYEKIRVISLEASVSKQATIDEVLTFTATVEKYENDAWSQTTDLNETQLSQLQWYFIKNNNEEDKDIITDNPTDDNITINGLTMTVNLQEDNIYKWGHAHCYVVNSEEEGYAISELERYLEVDDIKGSYPRQEDGKCQAILNVDEPRDEELAQIRWTIEGREESTYNGKKEITHNLKDENVYEINFTAYIDGKPEDAAKGRLYYDSNENQEVKNNTK; this is translated from the coding sequence ATGACAGAGAAGATAAAGAGAAAAGTAGTAGAAGCGGGGGAAGAGGTAAGATTAAAAGAGTTAAGAAAAGAAGTAAGACAAGATATAAACTGTAGAATAAACCTGTTGAATTATAAAAATAATGAGACAATAGGAGTAGTAGACGGGAACTATAGTGTATATAAATTAAATGGAGAGAGTAGTGTAAATAAACCATATATCTTTAACCTAGTATTTGTAAGTGATGAATATATAGAAGTAGAAGATATAGTAGATACAGATGTAGAGATAAAATTAAGAGATGATGTAAACCCCTTAGTAAAAAAAACAATCTATGGAAAAATATTTAAAGCAAAAGAAGATAGTATCGTATCAAGAAAATACCTCTATGAAGTTCAAATAGTAAGCCCCCTTTATTACCTAAACCTGAATAATAGATATGAAATTTTCCATGAGAAAAAAACAAGTGATATAATAACTGAAATCATAAATAGATATGCCCAAATATTAAACCTGAAAATAGATGTAAAAATAGATCTTCTTCAAGCCCCAATAAGAGAATATACCACCCAATATAACCAAAGTGATTTAAAATTTATCCAAATGCTTTGTGAAGAAGAAGGATACTCCTTAATAATAGATTATAGTTCAAATGATCCATATACAATAACCTTGTGTGAATTAAATGAACATGTAACAGTAAAAACATACTCATCAACTTGTAACTTTAATCATAGTAAGAAATTTACTTCAACGTATTATGTAGAAGATTATTATGATAAAGATAAACCCTCTTTAGAATATAAAATATCAACAGGTTCAACAATGAGCTCCTCAATAGAAGATAATGAAAGTACCAGACAATTAAGAGTAGATATAAAAAGAGAGAAATTAAGAGATAAACTAAATATCCTGGATGAATCACTCTTTAAAGATCTAAATAGATATAACAAAATAGATTCAAAAAGAGAATATGTAAAATCAAATGAAATAGAAGGAAATTCTCAAGAGTTAAATATACAAGATTGCTTGTGTATAACCTTAGAAGATGAAAAAGCAAATAAAAAAATAGACTCAATAATATTAGAAGTAAAATATGAAGGCTTCTTTCCAAATGCTTTAGATGAATATAAACAAAGTATAAATGAGAATAAAAAACATCAACTCCAATATGAGATAAACTTTGTAGCAATACCCAAAGATATAACCTATAAACCACCAATAAAAATAAAAAAACCAAGAATACCGGGAATCCTTACGGCAAGAGTGTCAAATGGAGAATCAAATACAAAAGATTATGAGAATACAATAGATGTAGATGAACAAGGAAGAATAAAAGTACTGTTTCACTTTGAGACAAACCAAACATCTTCTTGTTACCTAAGATTGTCAAACTTTTACTCAGGAACAAACTTTGGAAGTCAATTCTTGCCAAGAGTAAATAGTGAAGTAATAGTAAGTTTTATAAACGGAGATCCAGATTTACCAATTATAATAGGAACTTTGCATAATGGAGAGAATAAGAATCCAGTAAACTTGCCAAAAGAGAAAACTAAATCTTTTATAAAAACATACTCAATTCCACAATATGAGGATAAAGAAGGGTATAACGAAATAGCCTTTGAAGATAAAAGAGGAGATGAGAATCTTTCTTTACGAGCCCAAAAGGATATGAATACCCTTGTTTTTAATGATGAATTTAAACATGTTCAAAATAATTCTAAAACTATTATTGATAATGATAAGGAAGAGACAGTAGAAGCTAATTCTATTCTTACAGTGAATAAAGACTATACACAGAATATAAAAGAGAATCAGATAAATACAGTAGAGAAGGAGAAGATTACTACTGTTAAAGAAGATTATGAAATTCATGGATTAAAAGATATTAATACTATTGTGAAAAATGATATGAAAACTATTATTGAAAATGATATGATTACAAGAGTAAAAGGGACTGTAACCGAGTATGTTGAACAAGATGTAAAAAAGAAGTATCTTGAAAATCTATTTACTCAAGTAGGCAAAGATTTTAGACTTGATGTACAAAATAACTATCATCTAAAAAGCAATAATATAAAACTAAATGCAGATATTATAGAACTTATTGGAGAAACTGGAGTAACACTTAGATGTGGGGGAAATGTTTTAACTGTAAATCAAGATGGGATACACCTAAAATCTTCAAATATAGATACAACTTCAAGTAATGGTGGAGTAAATGCACAAGATGTGGCAAAACCACTTATTAACAAACCACTTTATGAAAAGATAAGAGTAATTTCTTTAGAAGCAAGTGTCTCAAAACAAGCAACTATTGATGAAGTATTAACTTTCACTGCAACAGTAGAAAAATATGAAAATGATGCCTGGAGTCAAACAACAGATTTAAATGAAACACAACTCTCACAACTTCAATGGTACTTTATAAAAAACAATAATGAAGAAGATAAAGATATCATAACTGATAATCCAACAGATGATAATATCACAATAAATGGTCTAACAATGACAGTAAATCTACAAGAAGATAATATCTATAAATGGGGACATGCTCACTGCTATGTGGTAAATAGTGAAGAAGAAGGTTATGCAATAAGTGAACTCGAAAGATACCTAGAAGTTGATGATATCAAAGGTTCTTATCCTCGCCAAGAAGATGGTAAATGCCAAGCTATATTAAATGTAGATGAGCCAAGAGATGAAGAACTTGCACAAATTAGGTGGACAATAGAAGGAAGAGAAGAATCAACATATAATGGTAAAAAAGAGATAACTCATAACTTAAAAGATGAAAATGTTTATGAAATCAATTTTACTGCATATATAGATGGTAAACCAGAAGATGCTGCAAAAGGTAGATTGTACTATGATTCAAATGAAAATCAAGAAGTCAAAAATAATACTAAATAA